Part of the Candidatus Hydrogenedentota bacterium genome, AACCAGCACCCCCACGGCCTTCTATCTCAAGGACGCTCTGGACGCCCTTACCGCAGGCAAGGCGGTGGAGAAACCTACCGTGAAAGCCTGGGGCTGTGGTATAAAACGGGCCGGTTAGTGACCAAATACAGCACTGAACATTTGTGTGGCGGGCGCGGATGACGCGTCCGCCCTTTAATTTGAATGGAGATTCCCCATGTACACGCTTCGCCTGTTCATACCCGCTCTCGTCGCCTGCGCCCTGCTGGTTGCGGGCTGCTCGCAACCCGACCCGGTGGCTACCGAACCGGCCCCTTTGGAGCCTCCGACCCCGGTGGCGGAGGAAAGTCCGGCGGCCTCCCCGGTCGTCTCACCCACGCCGGAACCGGCACCCGCCGTCGATAGCGCCTCGGAGGCGCCCCTTCCCGAGGTGCGCGCGGTGAACACTGCGGAGCTCGGTGAAGTTCTCGAAAAAACGCGGGGCAAGGTGACCGTGCTCAATTTCTGGGCCACGTGGTGCGTGCCCTGTGTGAAGGAGATGCCCGATTTCGTGACCCTGCACGACGAGTCCGATCCGGCGCAAGTCGCGCTGGTGAGTCTCTCCATTGACGACGCCGCCGAAATTGCGGGCGCCATTCCCGAGTTTCAGCGCGCCCACAAGGTGCCGTTTCCAATCTACGTGCTCAATGAGCGGGATGATGAGGCGCTGCTGAAGGCCCTGCGGGGGAAATTTTCCGGTATGATTCCCGCCACGTTCGTCTACGACAAGTCGGGGGCGCTGGTGAAGACCGTGGAGGGCCCCGTCACCCTGGCGGAGCTGCGCGAAATCCTGAAACCGCTGCTCGCTCCCACCTCCTAACCTCAATTTTTTCAATCATTTAGAAAACCAGAGGATCTCCACCGTGCCGGGGCTGTCGGGGCATGTTTCCGGGCATGGGAACTTGACACCCCGTGTTGGTTATGCTAGTATGCGCTCTTGTTAGCACTCCATTGAATGGAGTGCTAACAGGTTCCCGAGGCACGGGGGTTCAAGTTCCCCGGCTCTTACGGTAATTTTTTTGTGGCACCCCAGGTGCGCAACTTAAGGAGATAGACAACATGGCCAAGCAATTGCTTTTTGGTCAAGAAGCACGCATGACCCTCATCGAGGGCGTGGACAAGCTGGCGAACGCCGTCCGCGCGACGCTGGGACCCAAGGGTCGCAACGTCCTGATTGAAAAGTCCTTCGGCGCGCCCCACATCACCAAAGACGGCGTGACGGTTGCCAAGGAAATCGATCTGAAGGAACCCTTCCAGAACATGGGCGCGCGCATGGTTCGCGAGGCGGCCAGCCGCACGAATGACAACGCGGGCGACGGCACGACGACGGCGACGGT contains:
- a CDS encoding redoxin domain-containing protein, whose product is MYTLRLFIPALVACALLVAGCSQPDPVATEPAPLEPPTPVAEESPAASPVVSPTPEPAPAVDSASEAPLPEVRAVNTAELGEVLEKTRGKVTVLNFWATWCVPCVKEMPDFVTLHDESDPAQVALVSLSIDDAAEIAGAIPEFQRAHKVPFPIYVLNERDDEALLKALRGKFSGMIPATFVYDKSGALVKTVEGPVTLAELREILKPLLAPTS